A genome region from Labilibaculum antarcticum includes the following:
- a CDS encoding radical SAM protein has protein sequence MKNHKVIYKHLFGPVPSRRLGMSLGIDLIPKKVCSLNCVYCEVGKTTKLTLDRMEYVKYDEVIAELKQFMGNKPKIDYITFSGSGEPTLNNRIGDVLNFVKKNYPDIKTGILTNGTLFFNQKLRTELLQADVILPSLDAASQTVFEKIDRPNSNLKIETYIQGLIDLRKEYKGKIWLEIFLLKGYNDSKEELDLLKKVILKINPDSIQLNTLDRPGTIARLIPLLKSELQEIIDYWNIPNVEIIAAAQERTSVESYSGDIETAIIETIARRPCTLDDLHHFLGIHVNEINKYLGPLEASNKIRTVQLDRGVFYELKHK, from the coding sequence ATGAAAAATCACAAAGTTATATATAAACACCTATTTGGTCCTGTTCCCTCACGTAGATTGGGTATGTCGTTGGGTATTGATTTAATACCTAAAAAAGTGTGCTCATTAAATTGTGTTTACTGCGAAGTAGGTAAAACCACTAAACTTACTCTCGATAGAATGGAGTATGTAAAATACGATGAGGTGATTGCTGAATTAAAGCAGTTTATGGGCAATAAACCTAAAATCGATTACATTACATTTTCGGGCTCAGGAGAACCAACCCTCAATAACAGAATAGGAGATGTTCTGAATTTTGTTAAAAAAAATTATCCTGACATAAAAACAGGTATTTTAACAAACGGAACTTTATTTTTTAATCAGAAGTTAAGAACTGAACTGTTACAAGCCGATGTGATTTTGCCTTCTTTAGATGCTGCTAGTCAGACTGTTTTTGAAAAAATTGACCGCCCAAATTCAAACTTAAAAATAGAAACTTACATTCAGGGCTTAATTGATTTAAGAAAAGAATACAAAGGCAAAATTTGGTTAGAAATATTCTTACTGAAGGGTTATAATGATTCAAAAGAAGAATTGGATTTACTTAAAAAAGTCATTCTAAAAATTAATCCCGACAGTATTCAATTAAATACACTCGATCGTCCGGGAACCATAGCCAGATTAATTCCTTTATTAAAAAGTGAATTACAGGAAATTATTGATTATTGGAACATACCAAATGTTGAAATTATAGCAGCCGCTCAGGAGCGAACATCTGTTGAATCCTATAGCGGCGATATTGAAACTGCCATTATAGAAACCATAGCCCGTCGCCCTTGTACGCTTGATGACTTACATCATTTTCTGGGTATTCATGTTAATGAAATAAATAAATATTTAGGGCCATTGGAAGCAAGTAATAAAATTAGAACGGTTCAGCTTGATCGGGGTGTTTTTTATGAATTAAAACATAAATAA
- a CDS encoding NifB/NifX family molybdenum-iron cluster-binding protein yields MKVAITSTGNTLESTIDQRFGRCAYFVIYDNESKAMEFIPNPNKESEEDAGTSSVRLVASRNVNKIISCDFGMKIKSLLDSLKIQMIVIKQPEKKIREIIEMLNH; encoded by the coding sequence ATGAAAGTCGCAATCACATCTACAGGAAATACATTAGAATCAACAATTGACCAACGATTTGGTCGCTGTGCATACTTTGTGATTTACGACAATGAAAGTAAAGCAATGGAATTTATTCCTAATCCAAACAAAGAATCAGAAGAGGATGCGGGTACTTCTTCAGTGCGATTAGTGGCATCTCGCAATGTAAATAAAATAATTTCATGCGATTTTGGAATGAAAATAAAATCCTTGCTTGATAGTTTAAAAATCCAAATGATAGTTATAAAACAGCCGGAAAAAAAAATCAGAGAAATTATAGAAATGTTAAATCATTAA
- a CDS encoding DUF5320 domain-containing protein: protein MPGFNQTGPMGQGPMTGRRMGRCANVETNPENQTTESKENTNDNTPENFQGRGFGFGRGRGRGRRGFGMGRQNGFRGGF from the coding sequence ATGCCAGGTTTTAATCAAACAGGTCCAATGGGACAAGGTCCCATGACAGGCCGTAGAATGGGACGTTGTGCCAATGTGGAAACAAATCCCGAAAATCAAACTACCGAATCGAAAGAAAATACCAACGATAATACGCCTGAAAATTTTCAGGGAAGAGGTTTTGGCTTTGGACGAGGTAGAGGCAGAGGTAGAAGAGGTTTCGGAATGGGACGACAAAACGGTTTCAGAGGCGGCTTTTAA
- a CDS encoding uracil-DNA glycosylase, with protein sequence MEQLKARILNCTACDLSKTRNHAIWGEGNPNADILIIGEAPGADEDKMGRPFVGKSGQLLDKILLACGFTRQEHVFLSNILRCRPPGNRVPKEEEVNECIAYLYEQIELVNPKIIIPLGATALKRLLKDDSLKITKIHGNWINWENRLVLPVFHPAALLRNSALKRETWEDFKKIVFKYRELVNPDHYSEHI encoded by the coding sequence ATGGAACAATTAAAAGCAAGAATATTAAATTGTACTGCATGTGATTTATCAAAAACAAGGAATCATGCGATATGGGGCGAAGGAAACCCTAATGCTGACATATTAATTATTGGAGAAGCTCCTGGTGCCGATGAAGACAAGATGGGACGACCATTTGTTGGTAAATCGGGGCAATTGCTCGATAAAATACTGCTGGCATGCGGTTTTACTAGGCAGGAACATGTTTTTCTCAGCAATATACTCCGTTGCAGGCCACCGGGTAACCGAGTTCCTAAAGAAGAGGAGGTAAATGAATGCATTGCTTATTTGTATGAACAGATAGAGCTTGTTAATCCTAAAATTATCATTCCTTTAGGAGCAACTGCATTAAAGCGTTTACTTAAAGATGATAGTTTGAAAATTACTAAGATCCATGGCAACTGGATAAACTGGGAAAATCGATTGGTGCTGCCTGTTTTCCATCCTGCCGCATTGTTACGTAATTCTGCTCTTAAGCGCGAAACATGGGAAGATTTCAAAAAAATAGTATTCAAATACCGCGAACTGGTTAATCCGGATCATTATTCAGAGCATATTTAA
- a CDS encoding PHP domain-containing protein, whose amino-acid sequence MKTIDLHIHTTASDGTYTPIELVDYAVKKNLSAISITDHDTMKGIQKAMDYINKSHLPIEFIPGMEMSASGMGQVYGIHILAYFIDKSQEEGVLILNNVEMDWRNSSGSPEEAIKIISEYGGITSLAHPLEYCLSMTELDKLIGKLASMGLKGLEAIYTTHTDTQIKQFKAIVTKYNLLITGGSDFHGTRKPGVDLGNGFGNMVIPYDIVNAMKNKTIETV is encoded by the coding sequence ATGAAAACTATTGATTTACACATTCACACAACTGCTTCTGATGGTACTTATACACCTATAGAGCTTGTCGATTATGCAGTGAAAAAGAATCTTTCAGCCATTTCTATTACCGATCATGATACCATGAAGGGGATACAGAAGGCAATGGATTATATCAATAAATCACATCTGCCAATAGAGTTTATTCCTGGTATGGAAATGTCTGCTTCGGGTATGGGACAGGTTTATGGGATTCATATTTTAGCCTATTTTATTGATAAAAGTCAGGAGGAAGGTGTTCTTATTCTAAATAATGTAGAAATGGATTGGCGCAATAGCTCTGGGAGTCCTGAAGAAGCCATAAAAATAATTTCAGAATATGGTGGAATTACTTCTTTGGCGCATCCACTGGAGTATTGTCTTTCAATGACTGAATTGGATAAATTGATTGGGAAACTTGCATCTATGGGGCTAAAAGGCTTGGAGGCAATCTATACCACACATACTGATACCCAGATTAAACAGTTTAAGGCGATCGTAACAAAATATAATTTGTTGATAACAGGAGGCTCAGATTTTCACGGTACCAGAAAACCGGGAGTAGATTTGGGAAATGGTTTTGGGAATATGGTAATTCCTTATGATATCGTGAATGCGATGAAGAACAAAACGATTGAGACTGTTTAG
- a CDS encoding HD domain-containing protein — translation MCKTQINLNEQDVQYLKDWFFHYVQSFKNGDKNIQENIILKENHTMQVCKEIINIGKQVELNNDELRLSEVIALFHDIGRFEQYARFKTFADKKSVNHAELGVQILKDNKVLNRLDESMQSLILRTILYHNRAILPEKETDTCLFYTKLLRDADKLDIWRVVTDYYKQKNGKKNVALELELPNTSGISEEVYHDLTNGSIVDSKHVKNLNDFKLLQMGWVFDINFDATFHCIRSRHYIEMIDDALPKSIEIQNIVRMIQMYLDKQIKEKA, via the coding sequence ATGTGTAAAACTCAAATAAATTTAAATGAACAAGATGTACAGTATTTGAAGGATTGGTTTTTTCATTATGTACAATCATTTAAAAATGGAGATAAAAATATTCAAGAGAATATAATTTTGAAAGAAAATCATACGATGCAAGTATGCAAAGAAATTATCAATATAGGTAAACAGGTTGAATTAAATAATGATGAATTGCGTCTATCTGAGGTTATTGCACTGTTTCATGATATTGGTCGCTTTGAGCAATATGCACGCTTTAAAACCTTTGCTGACAAAAAATCAGTAAATCATGCTGAATTAGGTGTTCAAATATTAAAAGACAATAAGGTTTTAAATAGATTGGATGAATCAATGCAAAGTTTAATTCTCCGAACAATATTGTACCATAATCGAGCAATACTTCCTGAAAAAGAGACAGATACTTGTCTGTTTTATACGAAATTGCTACGTGATGCGGATAAACTGGATATTTGGAGGGTAGTTACCGATTATTATAAGCAAAAAAACGGCAAAAAAAATGTGGCTCTTGAACTTGAACTTCCAAATACATCAGGAATCTCCGAAGAGGTTTATCATGACTTGACAAATGGAAGCATCGTTGATAGTAAGCATGTGAAAAATTTAAATGATTTTAAACTACTTCAAATGGGATGGGTTTTTGATATCAATTTTGATGCGACTTTCCATTGTATTCGGTCAAGACATTATATAGAAATGATTGACGATGCTTTACCAAAATCAATAGAAATTCAAAATATAGTTAGAATGATTCAAATGTATCTTGACAAACAGATAAAAGAAAAAGCTTGA
- a CDS encoding DUF362 domain-containing protein, which translates to MFGKGKNQQNKSQQRGRSTSQFGVCSCPQCNYSITHKRGVPCTTLLCPKCHIPLIRQDQPKNRDKQQASNENTKTSSFPKINIELCIGCGACVDICPSKAIHIEDGKAKITITNCKKCRACINACPVGAIT; encoded by the coding sequence ATGTTTGGAAAAGGGAAAAATCAACAAAACAAATCACAACAAAGAGGAAGGAGCACATCACAATTTGGCGTTTGTAGCTGTCCTCAATGCAATTATTCCATTACTCATAAACGAGGAGTTCCATGTACGACTTTACTATGTCCTAAGTGCCATATCCCGCTTATAAGACAAGATCAGCCTAAAAATCGCGACAAACAACAGGCTTCTAATGAAAATACCAAAACCTCAAGCTTTCCAAAAATTAATATTGAACTTTGTATTGGTTGCGGAGCATGTGTAGATATATGTCCTTCAAAAGCCATTCACATAGAAGATGGTAAAGCTAAAATAACAATCACGAATTGCAAAAAATGCAGAGCATGCATAAATGCTTGTCCTGTAGGAGCAATCACATAA
- a CDS encoding uracil-DNA glycosylase, which yields MNQLNLQEKRELLDALNYEIRTCEKCSLSATRKYALTGEGNIGASILFVALSPGAKEDIGNKMFIGPSGQVFNRLLQTAGIERQSVYMTNLVKCLLPNNRKPTWNEIEACSSFLGNEISIIQPQIIVPLGYYATRSILTKYHADPSREEMSFKNVNGKLLVLDGMKIFPLTHPSALLYNPSFEPSTIEKYSKLNSYL from the coding sequence ATGAACCAGCTAAACCTGCAAGAAAAACGAGAATTACTGGATGCTCTTAATTATGAGATTAGGACTTGTGAGAAATGTAGTTTATCGGCTACAAGAAAATATGCGCTTACCGGTGAAGGAAATATAGGTGCCAGTATCCTATTTGTTGCGCTATCTCCTGGAGCGAAAGAAGATATCGGAAATAAAATGTTTATTGGCCCTTCGGGACAGGTTTTTAATAGACTGCTGCAAACAGCCGGAATTGAAAGACAATCGGTATATATGACTAATTTGGTGAAATGTTTATTGCCGAATAATCGGAAACCTACATGGAATGAAATTGAAGCATGCAGCTCCTTTTTGGGTAACGAAATTTCGATTATCCAACCTCAAATCATAGTCCCTTTGGGTTATTATGCAACTCGCTCAATTTTAACGAAATATCACGCTGATCCTTCCCGTGAAGAAATGAGTTTTAAAAATGTAAACGGCAAATTATTGGTTCTCGATGGAATGAAAATATTTCCATTGACACATCCATCTGCCCTTCTATATAATCCCTCTTTTGAACCGAGTACCATAGAGAAATATAGTAAGCTAAATTCCTATTTGTAA
- a CDS encoding DUF5320 domain-containing protein, with the protein MPKLDGTGPEGKGSHSGRNLGECSNATEDEKLQKLGKGMDKKRHSGGGTGKGKRLKSDEK; encoded by the coding sequence ATGCCAAAACTTGATGGTACTGGTCCCGAAGGAAAAGGCTCCCACTCAGGACGCAATTTAGGAGAATGTAGCAATGCTACTGAAGATGAAAAACTTCAAAAATTAGGTAAAGGAATGGATAAAAAACGTCATTCTGGTGGAGGTACGGGGAAAGGGAAACGCTTAAAAAGTGATGAAAAATAG
- a CDS encoding MBL fold metallo-hydrolase gives MKLTVLTENMAGGEFLAEHGLSYLIEQDGKTILFDTGHSDIFLKNSILKGYRIEDSADVVVLSHGHWDHGDGLQHISNKTLIAHPNSFIKRFHKGSKRNIGLSLSKSEIKKRFNLIESALPYYITKDIIFLGEIPRTNKFESQETPFIDEQANEDFVPDDSALAIIQNNELIIITGCSHSGICNIVEYAIKVSKIDKVKVIMGGFHLKKDDSQTQKTIEYLKHLNVRQVLPSHCTELPALAAFYNEFKIQQVRTGQEFLF, from the coding sequence ATGAAATTAACAGTATTAACAGAAAATATGGCAGGTGGTGAATTCCTTGCAGAACATGGTTTGTCCTATTTAATTGAACAGGATGGGAAAACTATTTTATTTGATACCGGGCACAGTGATATATTTCTTAAAAACAGCATTTTAAAGGGGTATCGTATTGAGGATTCCGCTGATGTAGTTGTGCTTAGTCATGGACATTGGGATCATGGAGATGGTTTACAGCATATTAGTAATAAAACACTGATTGCTCATCCAAATTCATTTATCAAAAGATTTCATAAAGGAAGCAAACGAAATATTGGCCTTTCATTATCAAAATCTGAGATTAAAAAGAGGTTTAATTTGATTGAGTCTGCATTACCTTATTATATTACAAAAGATATTATTTTTCTAGGTGAAATACCTCGAACAAATAAATTTGAATCTCAAGAAACCCCTTTTATTGATGAACAAGCTAATGAGGATTTTGTTCCTGATGATTCTGCTTTAGCAATTATTCAAAACAATGAACTAATAATAATTACGGGGTGCTCCCATTCCGGAATATGTAATATTGTAGAATATGCGATAAAAGTTAGCAAGATAGACAAGGTAAAAGTAATTATGGGTGGATTTCATTTGAAGAAAGATGATTCTCAAACGCAAAAAACCATCGAGTATCTAAAACACTTAAACGTAAGGCAAGTTTTACCATCTCATTGTACAGAATTACCAGCATTGGCAGCTTTTTATAATGAGTTTAAAATTCAACAAGTGAGAACAGGGCAAGAATTTCTATTTTAA
- a CDS encoding glycine betaine ABC transporter substrate-binding protein — protein MMKLKNLGILLVALTVLVSSCNNSGNKKAKDKKEVSIFYANWAESIAFTYLAKVALEANAYDVELTNLANGLIYGELSKDDSKGDVNLDAWLPNTHKAYWADYGDNLEILGESFSEGTSGLVVPAYVTINSIEELNANKDKFESKIIGVGGGAGIHGITLKAIDAYKLDFEQMTSSGPTMVASLEKAIKNKEWIVVTGWKPHFTWAENDLKYLEDPKGIYPKDACTIISRKGFAKDKPEAANFFRNFNLEEAQLYELMALIVEKGEEAGATEWYKTNKVLVDSWMK, from the coding sequence ATGATGAAATTAAAAAACTTAGGGATTTTACTTGTAGCATTAACGGTTTTAGTTAGTTCATGCAATAACAGTGGAAATAAAAAAGCAAAAGATAAAAAAGAAGTTAGCATCTTTTATGCCAATTGGGCTGAATCAATTGCGTTCACTTATTTGGCAAAAGTAGCACTCGAAGCAAATGCTTATGATGTGGAACTCACCAATCTGGCAAACGGATTGATATACGGTGAATTGTCAAAAGATGACTCAAAAGGGGATGTGAATCTTGATGCATGGCTTCCGAATACGCACAAAGCTTACTGGGCCGACTATGGTGATAACCTAGAGATATTAGGCGAATCGTTTAGCGAGGGGACAAGTGGATTGGTTGTCCCTGCCTATGTTACGATTAACTCTATTGAAGAGTTGAACGCCAATAAAGATAAATTTGAAAGTAAAATTATTGGTGTTGGCGGTGGTGCTGGTATTCATGGCATCACACTTAAAGCAATAGATGCTTATAAGCTCGATTTCGAACAAATGACATCTAGTGGTCCTACCATGGTGGCCAGTCTTGAGAAGGCAATCAAGAATAAAGAGTGGATTGTAGTTACCGGCTGGAAACCACATTTCACATGGGCCGAAAACGACTTGAAATATCTAGAAGATCCCAAAGGAATCTACCCAAAGGATGCTTGCACAATTATTTCTCGAAAAGGATTTGCAAAAGACAAGCCAGAAGCGGCTAATTTTTTCAGAAATTTTAACCTTGAAGAAGCCCAGTTGTACGAATTAATGGCACTCATTGTAGAAAAAGGAGAAGAAGCAGGAGCTACGGAATGGTATAAAACCAATAAAGTATTGGTTGATTCCTGGATGAAATAA
- a CDS encoding glycine betaine ABC transporter substrate-binding protein, which translates to MMKLRNLGILLVVVALTVSVSSCNNSNKKEKSAAKKVSIFYPNWSEGIAFTYLAKAALEANGYEVELTNLAPGMIYGELSKEDSKGDVFMDAWLPNTHKEYWADYGDNLVKLGEAFSDGTTGLVVPSYVTINSIEELNANKDQFGGQIIGIGAGAGVHANTLKAIDAYKLDFEQITSSGPAMVASLEKAIRDKESIIVTGWKPHFIWNKYDLKYLEDPKGIYPIDACTIISRKGFEKDKPEAATFFKNFKMGEAKLYELVAAIQSKGEEAGATEWYKANKVLVDSWLK; encoded by the coding sequence ATGATGAAATTAAGAAACTTAGGAATCTTACTTGTAGTTGTAGCATTAACTGTTTCAGTTAGTTCATGCAATAACAGTAATAAAAAAGAAAAAAGTGCAGCTAAAAAAGTGAGTATTTTTTATCCCAATTGGAGCGAAGGAATTGCGTTTACCTATTTGGCAAAAGCAGCTCTCGAAGCAAATGGTTACGAAGTGGAATTGACCAATTTGGCCCCAGGCATGATCTATGGAGAATTGTCAAAAGAGGACTCAAAAGGGGATGTATTTATGGATGCATGGCTTCCAAATACCCACAAAGAATACTGGGCCGACTATGGTGATAATCTGGTAAAATTAGGTGAAGCCTTTAGCGATGGAACAACCGGTTTGGTAGTGCCTTCTTACGTTACAATTAACTCTATTGAAGAGTTAAATGCAAATAAAGATCAATTTGGAGGACAAATTATTGGCATTGGTGCAGGTGCAGGTGTTCATGCCAACACACTTAAAGCCATCGATGCATACAAGCTCGATTTTGAACAAATAACATCTAGTGGTCCTGCAATGGTGGCTAGTCTTGAGAAGGCAATCAGAGATAAAGAATCGATTATAGTAACTGGCTGGAAACCTCATTTTATATGGAATAAATACGACTTGAAATATTTAGAAGATCCCAAAGGAATTTATCCTATAGATGCCTGTACCATTATTTCGAGAAAAGGATTTGAAAAAGACAAACCTGAAGCGGCTACTTTTTTCAAAAACTTTAAGATGGGTGAAGCGAAATTATACGAATTAGTGGCAGCCATTCAGAGTAAAGGGGAAGAAGCAGGAGCTACGGAATGGTATAAAGCCAATAAAGTATTGGTTGATTCCTGGTTGAAATAA
- a CDS encoding DUF1847 domain-containing protein, giving the protein MKNLYTEEFRKVMKVNFETTSMSSNRIEEIMNFARGINFERLGIAHCITFSNEAQILKDYFSRYFDVYTIDCKYGRIAQKDIIGRTGGRILCNPAGQADFLNKKNTDLNISMGLCVGHDMIFSKVSNALVTNLFDKDFTNNNNPEQAIADIQNL; this is encoded by the coding sequence ATGAAGAATTTATATACAGAAGAATTTCGTAAAGTAATGAAAGTCAATTTTGAGACTACCAGTATGAGTTCAAACCGTATTGAAGAAATAATGAATTTTGCGCGGGGTATTAATTTTGAGCGATTAGGAATAGCACATTGCATTACATTTTCAAACGAAGCTCAAATATTGAAGGACTATTTTTCGAGGTATTTCGATGTTTACACTATTGATTGTAAGTATGGTAGAATAGCTCAGAAAGACATTATAGGAAGGACTGGCGGTCGTATATTATGTAATCCGGCAGGACAAGCTGATTTTTTAAATAAAAAAAACACCGACTTAAATATTTCAATGGGCCTGTGCGTTGGTCATGATATGATATTCAGTAAAGTGTCAAATGCTTTGGTTACCAATTTGTTTGATAAAGATTTTACAAATAATAATAATCCGGAACAGGCAATTGCGGATATTCAAAATTTATAA
- a CDS encoding DUF2202 domain-containing protein, giving the protein MLAWPNNPFANIKESEQSHMDAIASLLDENNVSYTILQSGQFSEPDLQNYYNQFITDGEISSSNALKIGATIEDLDIVDLQKYVGEITTQSVIDVFNLLECGSRNHLRSFYKSIMLLDETYTPQFLTLDEYNNIVNSANENCNQ; this is encoded by the coding sequence TTGCTTGCATGGCCAAATAACCCTTTCGCAAATATAAAAGAAAGTGAACAATCGCACATGGATGCAATTGCATCATTATTAGATGAAAACAATGTATCATATACTATTTTACAGTCAGGGCAATTCTCTGAACCAGATTTGCAAAATTATTACAATCAATTCATCACAGACGGTGAAATAAGTTCTTCAAATGCATTAAAAATAGGGGCAACTATCGAAGACTTGGATATTGTAGATTTACAAAAGTATGTAGGAGAAATCACAACTCAATCTGTTATTGATGTTTTTAACTTGTTAGAATGTGGTTCGCGAAATCATTTACGTTCATTTTATAAATCAATAATGCTTTTAGATGAAACTTACACACCTCAATTTTTAACTTTAGATGAGTATAACAACATAGTAAACAGTGCAAACGAAAATTGCAATCAATAA
- a CDS encoding iron-sulfur cluster assembly scaffold protein: MNTVRDLLKTSGYSARAIKYYENNFNVGRIENPDAHFTYTGPCGDSLEIFLKISDVITDAKFQAIGCVGTFIFGSALTKIIIRKKVKDCENFDEIDLLKHVGEVPEQKKHCAHLVALTFKKTIEQYKE; this comes from the coding sequence ATGAATACAGTTCGTGATTTATTAAAAACATCTGGATATTCCGCTAGAGCAATAAAATACTATGAAAATAATTTTAATGTCGGAAGAATTGAAAACCCAGATGCGCATTTCACATATACAGGCCCTTGCGGTGATTCGCTAGAAATATTTTTGAAAATATCGGATGTTATAACTGATGCTAAATTTCAAGCTATTGGATGTGTAGGTACTTTTATATTCGGTTCCGCTTTAACAAAAATAATAATTCGTAAAAAAGTAAAGGATTGTGAAAATTTTGATGAAATAGATTTATTAAAACATGTGGGTGAAGTGCCTGAGCAAAAAAAACATTGCGCACACTTGGTTGCATTAACTTTTAAAAAAACTATTGAGCAATATAAAGAATAG
- a CDS encoding DUF134 domain-containing protein, producing MPPRKRVLRKILNPPIINGFKPYGQKSGKLNSELVNLLYEEYEAIRLSDYDTLNHHQASVIMGVSRPTFTRIYASALQKVAKAFVEGRQIAIKGGQVYFDSDWYHCNTCKCYFNNPEKEKTVENCSLCGSQQVKEFDYTYNETGIKHCNDLCVCPSCGFKQKHECGINCNKHICPTCGARMKRTF from the coding sequence ATGCCTCCAAGAAAAAGAGTATTACGAAAAATTTTAAATCCACCAATAATCAATGGATTTAAGCCTTATGGTCAAAAATCAGGAAAACTTAATTCGGAGCTCGTTAATCTATTATATGAGGAATATGAAGCTATTCGCCTAAGTGACTACGACACGCTTAATCATCATCAAGCATCTGTTATAATGGGTGTTTCCAGACCCACTTTCACAAGAATTTATGCTTCTGCTCTTCAAAAAGTTGCAAAAGCATTTGTCGAAGGACGGCAAATTGCGATTAAAGGAGGTCAGGTTTATTTTGACAGCGACTGGTATCATTGCAATACATGCAAGTGCTATTTTAATAACCCTGAAAAAGAAAAAACAGTTGAAAATTGTTCATTGTGCGGTAGTCAACAGGTTAAGGAATTTGATTACACTTATAATGAAACAGGTATTAAACATTGCAATGATTTGTGTGTTTGTCCCAGCTGTGGATTTAAGCAAAAACATGAATGTGGTATAAACTGTAATAAGCACATATGTCCAACATGTGGTGCCAGGATGAAAAGAACATTTTAA